Genomic window (Allostreptomyces psammosilenae):
GGTCCGGCCGAGCAGGGACTCCAGGTAGGGCCCGAGGAACCACAGCGACATCATGTTCACCGCGAGGTGCCATATCGCCTGGTGCAGGAAGGCCGCGGTGAGCAGCCGGTACCACTGGTCGGGGCCCTCGGCCAGGCCGACCAGGCTGTCCCCGCCGTAGTAGGCGCGGCCGACCATGAGGAAGGTCGCGTAGAAGCCGTCGCCGGCGATCTGCCCGAAGAGGAACACCGCCAGGTTCAGGCCGATCAGGATCTTGGTGACCAGCGCCGGGTCGCCCGAGGTGCGTCCGCCGTACTCGGTGCGGGTGGGGCGGAACGTGCGGTTGGCCTCGCGCACGCAGTCCGGGCACTGGAAGCCCACCGCGGCGCTCACCATGCAGTCGGGGCAGACCGGCTTGTCGCAGCGCGTGCACCGCACGCCGGTCTCCCGATCCGGGTGGCGGTAGCAGGTCGCCACGGGCGGCCTGGCTCCGGAGTCGGCCGGCTGCTGGTCGGGGGCCATGGTGTCCTCTTGACTGGGAAGCGGGCGTGCCGCCATACAGGCTCGCACAGCCGTCCGTGGGTGTGGGCACCGGTACGGCCGGCCACCCGCGGGCCACCGATTTTCGGCCATGATCGGGCCGACGGTCGTC
Coding sequences:
- a CDS encoding rhomboid family intramembrane serine protease, which codes for MAPDQQPADSGARPPVATCYRHPDRETGVRCTRCDKPVCPDCMVSAAVGFQCPDCVREANRTFRPTRTEYGGRTSGDPALVTKILIGLNLAVFLFGQIAGDGFYATFLMVGRAYYGGDSLVGLAEGPDQWYRLLTAAFLHQAIWHLAVNMMSLWFLGPYLESLLGRTRFLGLYLLAALGGSAASFLFAPHPSTASLGASGAIFGLFGAIFVVHRSKGYDLRSLVVILAINLVIGFLPGSAIDWRAHLGGLVTGALVAAGMVYAPRGPRRALVQAGVCVVALALVLGAVLLGTNLLASSPLGA